In one Prochlorococcus marinus XMU1404 genomic region, the following are encoded:
- a CDS encoding NAD-dependent epimerase/dehydratase family protein has protein sequence MLNLKDFTHFDVINNIVFGGAGFLGSHLIDSLLKSGENVLCIDDLSSGNLSNLSLAMNYKEFMFLKHDILEPIFFKKKIEKIWHLACPASPKIYQNDPLRTIRINYEGTINILNLAKRHNSKILFTSTSEIYGITSTNPQFESMPVNLSTFSPRACYSEGKRIAETLISTFREVNQLDTRIARVFNAYGPRLNINDGRVIGNFIKQCRSKENLTIYGDGSQTRSFCYVSDIIEGLIKLMDSDYCYPINIGNDQEISIIELANLIKSKINKKIGFEFCDLPFDDPKFRKPSLDKIKKIFNWYPKIYLSEGLNKTISFYLEKYDKKN, from the coding sequence ATGCTTAATTTAAAAGATTTTACTCATTTTGATGTCATTAATAATATTGTTTTTGGTGGGGCGGGGTTCTTAGGTTCTCATTTAATAGATAGTCTCCTAAAAAGCGGTGAAAATGTTTTATGCATTGATGATTTATCCTCCGGTAATTTAAGTAATCTAAGTCTTGCAATGAATTACAAAGAATTCATGTTCCTAAAACATGATATTCTTGAACCAATTTTTTTTAAAAAAAAAATTGAAAAAATTTGGCATTTGGCTTGTCCTGCCTCTCCTAAAATTTATCAAAATGACCCATTAAGAACAATCAGAATTAATTATGAAGGTACCATAAATATTTTAAATTTAGCTAAAAGACATAATTCAAAAATTCTATTTACAAGTACAAGCGAAATTTACGGAATAACATCAACTAACCCACAATTTGAAAGTATGCCTGTAAATTTATCTACATTCAGTCCAAGAGCTTGTTATTCAGAAGGTAAAAGGATAGCAGAAACTTTAATTTCCACTTTTAGAGAAGTAAATCAATTAGATACAAGAATTGCTAGGGTTTTTAATGCTTATGGTCCAAGATTAAATATTAATGATGGAAGAGTCATAGGAAATTTTATAAAACAATGCAGGAGTAAGGAAAATTTGACCATTTATGGCGATGGTTCTCAGACAAGGTCCTTTTGCTACGTAAGTGATATAATTGAAGGGCTTATCAAATTAATGGATAGTGATTATTGTTATCCTATTAATATTGGCAATGATCAAGAAATATCTATTATTGAATTAGCTAATTTAATAAAAAGTAAAATAAATAAAAAAATAGGTTTTGAATTTTGTGATTTACCATTTGATGATCCTAAATTTAGAAAGCCATCTCTTGATAAAATAAAAAAAATTTTTAATTGGTATCCTAAGATTTACTTATCAGAGGGTTTAAATAAAACCATTAGTTTTTATCTTGAAAAGTATGATAAGAAAAATTAA
- a CDS encoding sugar transferase: MIRTFDILLASFAFLIFLPILVFIFFIIYFENKSPLFFQKRIGKNMNQFTLIKFRTMSIGTKSCATHLIDDSEITNLGKFLRKTKLDELPQLLNVIKGDMSLVGPRPCLPSQFELIDMRNRHNVYNYLPGITGLAQIKGIDMSDPILLSQLDSRMMKNLNLYKYFYYLVSTFFGSGFGDRVKKKLMQ; the protein is encoded by the coding sequence ATGATACGAACTTTTGATATTTTGCTTGCTTCCTTTGCTTTTTTGATATTTTTACCAATATTAGTCTTTATATTTTTTATTATTTATTTTGAAAATAAGTCGCCATTATTTTTTCAAAAAAGAATAGGGAAAAATATGAATCAATTTACCCTTATTAAATTTAGAACTATGTCGATAGGGACTAAATCATGTGCGACTCATTTAATTGACGATTCTGAAATTACCAATCTTGGGAAGTTTTTAAGAAAAACAAAGTTAGACGAATTACCGCAGCTTCTGAATGTCATAAAAGGTGATATGAGTTTAGTTGGTCCTAGACCATGCTTACCATCGCAATTTGAATTGATTGATATGAGAAATAGGCACAATGTTTATAATTATTTACCTGGCATTACAGGTCTCGCACAAATAAAAGGTATTGACATGTCTGACCCTATTTTGCTTTCACAATTAGATTCAAGAATGATGAAGAATCTAAATTTATATAAATATTTCTACTATTTGGTTAGTACATTTTTTGGAAGTGGATTTGGAGATAGAGTTAAGAAAAAATTGATGCAATAG
- a CDS encoding glycosyltransferase family 4 protein has product MKKILFNITEDWFFCSHFLERALAAKKKGYSIAVISKENNHKKLIENNGISFYPVPYNRKSINPIYEFSILFRIIRLYKKIQPDIVHHVAAKPIIYGSIAAKLNKIKSVLNAPVGLGFVFSSGSIKARILRPILKFLLKKFINSHIGENMRNKVVFENYDDLNYFIEMGAVNPKYGCVIKGAGVKVKKILESKKIRNKPTITLVARMLKDKGVLEFVSAARQLKANKINARFLLVGDIDPYNPSSLEKSTLKKWNDERIINWLGWVNNIEGVLKETDILCLPSYREGLPKALIEGAAFGLPIVTTDTVGCRDVVEDGVNGFLVPIKNIDKLANRLSELIKNKTLREKMGKESHKIALSKFSSSIINSETLKLYDELFFESHF; this is encoded by the coding sequence ATGAAAAAAATTCTTTTTAATATCACAGAAGATTGGTTTTTCTGCTCTCATTTTTTGGAAAGGGCTTTAGCTGCAAAAAAAAAAGGATATTCTATTGCGGTTATTTCCAAAGAAAATAATCATAAAAAATTAATTGAAAATAATGGAATAAGTTTTTATCCTGTACCTTATAACAGGAAAAGTATTAATCCAATATATGAGTTTTCTATTTTATTCCGAATCATTAGACTGTATAAAAAGATTCAACCTGATATCGTTCATCACGTTGCAGCTAAACCTATTATTTATGGATCAATAGCTGCTAAATTGAATAAAATTAAGTCAGTATTAAATGCCCCTGTAGGACTGGGATTTGTATTCTCTTCAGGGAGCATAAAGGCAAGAATTCTTAGGCCTATTCTAAAGTTTCTACTAAAAAAATTTATTAATTCTCATATTGGCGAGAACATGAGAAATAAGGTTGTATTTGAAAATTATGATGATCTAAATTATTTTATTGAAATGGGAGCAGTTAATCCAAAATATGGCTGTGTAATAAAAGGTGCAGGAGTTAAAGTAAAGAAAATTTTGGAATCTAAAAAAATTAGAAATAAGCCTACAATTACACTAGTAGCAAGAATGTTAAAAGATAAAGGAGTATTAGAATTTGTAAGTGCCGCAAGACAATTAAAGGCTAATAAAATAAACGCTAGATTTTTATTAGTAGGAGATATTGATCCATATAATCCTTCATCTTTAGAAAAATCAACTTTGAAAAAATGGAATGATGAAAGAATAATTAACTGGTTGGGATGGGTAAACAATATTGAAGGAGTTTTAAAAGAAACAGATATTTTATGTTTACCATCCTATAGAGAAGGTTTACCAAAGGCATTAATAGAAGGAGCTGCATTTGGCTTGCCTATAGTTACTACTGATACAGTTGGTTGCCGCGATGTAGTTGAGGATGGTGTAAATGGTTTTTTAGTGCCAATTAAAAATATTGACAAACTTGCTAATAGGTTATCTGAATTAATAAAAAATAAAACTCTTAGAGAAAAGATGGGTAAAGAGAGCCATAAAATTGCCTTATCAAAATTTTCTTCATCAATTATTAATTCTGAAACTTTAAAATTATATGATGAATTGTTTTTTGAAAGTCATTTTTGA
- a CDS encoding glycosyltransferase family 2 protein, whose translation MISKTNNELISVIIPCFNEGILLERCLNSVINQTWKNTEIVLVNDGSNNQYTIEMIQKYKNFPSINTVEQINRGLPYARNMGIKNAKGNYLFFLDSDDWIEPETLEKMYFFLKSFKDASYIFADIILEGEVNKIVKKEYNFFEQLFLNQLPYSIFISKEICLKYGCYDKMMRSGYEDWEFNIRLGSHDIHGKRFSEPLFHYNVSNSGMLISKTSKKHSKIWRYIISKNKNLFRFKKLITLWKGWRSKPSSYPLFLFFGWYFLFKLLPDSWISMIFIILRNFKWFFSRKKFLNLMKKFSNKTT comes from the coding sequence ATGATCAGTAAAACTAATAACGAATTAATCTCTGTAATTATCCCTTGTTTTAATGAAGGGATCTTATTGGAAAGATGTCTGAATTCTGTAATAAATCAAACTTGGAAGAATACAGAAATAGTATTAGTGAATGATGGATCTAATAATCAATATACAATTGAAATGATTCAAAAATATAAAAATTTTCCAAGCATAAATACTGTAGAACAAATAAATAGAGGCTTACCTTATGCACGTAATATGGGAATAAAAAATGCTAAAGGAAATTATCTGTTTTTTTTAGATTCAGATGATTGGATCGAGCCTGAAACTCTAGAAAAAATGTATTTTTTTCTAAAAAGTTTTAAAGATGCATCATATATTTTTGCAGATATAATATTGGAGGGCGAAGTTAATAAAATTGTTAAAAAAGAATATAATTTTTTTGAACAATTATTCTTAAATCAGCTACCTTATAGTATTTTTATCAGTAAGGAAATATGTCTGAAATATGGGTGTTACGATAAAATGATGAGATCTGGATACGAAGATTGGGAGTTTAATATTAGGCTTGGATCGCATGATATTCATGGCAAAAGATTCTCAGAACCATTATTCCACTACAACGTAAGTAACTCTGGAATGCTTATATCCAAGACAAGTAAAAAACATAGTAAAATATGGAGATATATAATTTCAAAAAACAAAAACTTATTTAGATTTAAAAAACTTATTACATTATGGAAAGGATGGCGATCTAAACCATCTTCATATCCTTTATTTCTTTTTTTTGGATGGTATTTTTTGTTTAAATTATTACCAGATAGTTGGATCTCAATGATCTTTATAATTTTAAGAAACTTTAAATGGTTTTTTAGTAGAAAAAAATTTCTTAATTTGATGAAAAAGTTTTCAAATAAAACTACCTAA
- a CDS encoding class I SAM-dependent methyltransferase has protein sequence MKKKIILSIANFISIFWCLLPFKLRKFLFTSLFIIESRGKNTKAGLKRIFKIKDNLDWIINERAIIYGNGIHPKHKVTTYHKFFIDRVCDGEIVLDVGCGNGTVAIDIASQRPKSFVIGVDINVKNIEAANKQKIKNSVSNINFIFGDISSQTNINSDVVILSNILEHINKRKEFLENIILKTSAKKFLIRVPLFERDWQIAFRKEIGSYYFSDQDHKIEHTLEEFKNEILLSKLKITEIFTIWGEIWATCVNDQ, from the coding sequence ATGAAAAAAAAAATAATATTATCTATCGCAAACTTTATTTCAATTTTTTGGTGTTTATTACCATTTAAATTAAGAAAGTTTTTATTTACTAGTTTGTTTATTATCGAATCGAGAGGTAAAAATACAAAGGCGGGTTTAAAGAGAATTTTTAAAATAAAAGATAATTTAGATTGGATTATTAATGAACGAGCAATCATATATGGAAATGGTATCCATCCAAAACATAAAGTTACTACTTATCATAAATTTTTTATTGATAGAGTTTGTGATGGAGAAATTGTTCTCGATGTAGGATGTGGCAATGGAACCGTTGCTATTGATATTGCTTCACAAAGACCTAAAAGTTTCGTTATTGGTGTAGATATAAACGTTAAAAATATAGAAGCTGCAAATAAACAAAAAATTAAAAATTCGGTTAGTAATATAAATTTTATTTTTGGAGATATTTCTTCTCAAACAAATATTAATTCTGATGTTGTGATTCTTTCTAATATTTTAGAACACATCAATAAAAGGAAAGAGTTTTTGGAAAATATAATTTTAAAAACTTCAGCAAAAAAATTTTTAATCAGGGTACCATTATTTGAAAGAGATTGGCAGATTGCTTTTAGAAAAGAAATAGGTAGTTATTACTTCTCAGATCAAGATCATAAAATAGAACATACTTTAGAAGAATTTAAAAATGAAATTCTTTTATCAAAATTAAAAATTACAGAAATATTCACAATATGGGGCGAGATTTGGGCAACTTGTGTAAATGATCAGTAA
- the galE gene encoding UDP-glucose 4-epimerase GalE, with the protein MSKILLTGGFGYIGSHTASLLSEKNVDFLIYDNFSTSKYSVLERLEKTIGKKINYVDADIKDTERLIEVFSKNNINSVIHFAALKSVRESIIDPIKYYEINVGGTLSLIRAMKKTNIKKLLFSSSATIYGDPEYLPIDENHPLRAINPYGQTKLIVERILRDLVMAEKDWSITSLRYFNPIGAHPLGLIGDDPLRGKTENLMPSIIEVYKGIKPNLEVFGNDYDTKDGTGVRDYIHIMDLAEAHVMSLDYLMGCDGLNIFNIGTGKGITVLELINTFEKVTNSKLPIIIKKRRSGDVAYCYADPSKAKNTLKWKTKRDLNEMCLSAYNFSIMNE; encoded by the coding sequence ATGAGCAAGATTTTACTGACAGGTGGTTTTGGTTACATAGGTTCCCATACTGCCTCATTACTTTCTGAAAAAAATGTAGATTTTTTGATATACGATAATTTTTCAACCTCTAAATATTCAGTTTTAGAGAGATTAGAAAAAACGATTGGTAAAAAGATTAATTATGTTGATGCGGATATTAAAGATACTGAAAGGTTAATCGAAGTATTCAGTAAAAATAATATTAATTCTGTAATTCATTTTGCTGCTTTGAAATCTGTAAGAGAGTCAATAATAGATCCAATAAAGTATTACGAGATAAATGTCGGAGGTACTTTAAGCCTAATAAGAGCGATGAAAAAAACAAATATTAAAAAATTACTTTTTAGTAGCAGCGCTACAATATATGGAGACCCAGAATACCTACCTATCGATGAAAATCACCCATTAAGGGCTATTAATCCATATGGACAGACGAAATTAATAGTTGAGAGGATTCTTAGAGATCTTGTAATGGCAGAAAAAGATTGGTCAATTACTTCTTTAAGATATTTCAATCCAATAGGAGCACATCCTTTAGGTTTAATAGGCGATGATCCACTTAGAGGGAAAACAGAAAATTTAATGCCTTCAATTATAGAAGTATATAAGGGGATTAAACCCAATCTTGAAGTTTTTGGAAATGATTATGATACCAAAGATGGTACTGGAGTTAGGGACTATATTCATATAATGGATTTAGCTGAGGCTCATGTTATGTCATTAGATTATTTGATGGGTTGCGATGGACTTAATATTTTTAATATTGGAACCGGTAAAGGTATTACTGTTCTTGAGTTAATAAATACTTTTGAAAAAGTAACAAATTCTAAACTTCCGATAATTATAAAAAAAAGAAGATCAGGAGATGTAGCTTATTGTTATGCAGACCCCTCTAAAGCTAAAAATACTCTTAAATGGAAAACTAAAAGGGATTTGAATGAAATGTGCTTAAGTGCTTATAATTTTTCAATAATGAATGAATAG